A window of the Schlesneria paludicola DSM 18645 genome harbors these coding sequences:
- a CDS encoding Gfo/Idh/MocA family protein: protein MVRIGIVGIGFMGWAHFSGATKITESGKITGSKLKGGSVTTICTRSPEKLIGDWTSIQGNFGPRGAKLDLTKIVAYDNYHEMFASPDIDLVDICLPNDQHEEVAIAALNAGKDVLIEKPIAVDPKSADRMVAAARKTGRKLMVAQVLPFFPEFKFAADTIASGKYGKLLAANFRRVISPPKWSGDMSDFRKLGGWGIDLHIHDNHFIGLICGIPQQVFSRGLVQDGFVNHVHTQYVYENSSLAVTSHSGGIAADGLAFSSGFEIYLEKATLLYSAGTLGGEWVTDRPLTLVTGGKVTQPKLKGGGEWCSPFTAELQTAVDAIKTGETPRLLSDELARDALKLCHAEAKSIMTNKPVKVS from the coding sequence ATGGTCAGGATCGGAATCGTCGGGATTGGGTTTATGGGCTGGGCGCACTTCTCTGGCGCTACAAAGATCACGGAGTCCGGCAAAATCACCGGCTCGAAACTCAAGGGTGGGTCCGTCACGACGATCTGCACCCGCAGCCCGGAAAAACTGATCGGTGACTGGACGTCCATTCAAGGAAACTTCGGACCGCGCGGCGCGAAGCTTGATCTGACGAAAATCGTCGCCTACGACAACTATCACGAAATGTTCGCATCACCAGATATCGATCTGGTCGACATCTGTCTGCCAAACGACCAGCATGAAGAGGTCGCGATTGCGGCGCTGAACGCCGGGAAAGACGTGCTGATCGAGAAGCCGATCGCCGTCGATCCCAAATCGGCCGATCGCATGGTCGCCGCGGCACGCAAGACGGGCCGAAAGCTGATGGTCGCCCAGGTTCTGCCGTTCTTCCCTGAATTCAAATTCGCCGCCGACACCATCGCATCGGGAAAATACGGAAAACTGCTCGCCGCGAATTTTCGTCGCGTGATCTCGCCGCCTAAATGGTCGGGTGACATGTCAGACTTCCGAAAACTGGGAGGCTGGGGAATCGACCTGCATATCCACGACAACCATTTCATCGGACTGATTTGCGGAATCCCACAGCAAGTCTTTTCTCGCGGACTGGTTCAGGATGGCTTCGTCAACCACGTCCACACTCAATATGTCTACGAGAACTCGTCCCTTGCCGTGACGTCGCACAGCGGCGGAATCGCTGCCGACGGACTGGCATTCTCATCGGGGTTTGAGATTTATCTTGAAAAAGCGACACTTCTTTACTCGGCGGGAACGCTGGGCGGCGAGTGGGTCACGGATCGCCCATTGACGCTCGTCACGGGCGGGAAGGTAACGCAGCCCAAACTAAAGGGCGGGGGCGAATGGTGTTCTCCATTCACGGCCGAGCTTCAAACCGCCGTCGATGCGATCAAGACCGGGGAAACGCCGCGATTGCTTTCGGACGAACTGGCCCGCGATGCACTCAAGCTGTGCCACGCCGAAGCCAAGAGTATCATGACCAACAAGCCCGTGAAGGTTTCCTGA
- a CDS encoding carbon storage regulator has protein sequence MLVLSRKPGEKILIGDNVAVTIVRIGPNTVRIGIEAPRDMNIVREELCEPAGHLEEQINDRHDVDSL, from the coding sequence ATGTTGGTTCTCTCTCGGAAGCCAGGCGAAAAAATCCTGATCGGCGACAATGTGGCGGTCACGATCGTGCGGATTGGTCCCAATACCGTGCGCATCGGAATCGAAGCTCCACGTGACATGAACATCGTTCGTGAAGAACTGTGTGAGCCCGCTGGTCATCTTGAAGAACAAATTAATGACCGTCACGACGTCGACTCGCTGTAA
- a CDS encoding DUF1501 domain-containing protein yields the protein MLNLSGDGSVRTCDGVSRRDFLQVGSLGAIGLSMADLARQSVLAADSTTGAGKNDRACIMIFNLGAPSQLDTFDPKPDAPREIRGPFQPIATRSPEIQISEILPRHAELAQHISFVRSCNHSAPAVHDAGWQMMQTGRFFTGGVNTPHAGSVTAYLLGRKTDLPPFVVLPELMGSGGGNLPNGQAAGFLGKAHDPFALNADPSKPDFVVPDLLPPKQIGEARMDRRRRMRDVVDQTIAGFEKSENAQLLDSSFQSAFRIISSPQARDAFDLSKEPQSVRERYGMNRFGQCCLLSRRLVEAGVRFVTVNTFLTVFNEVTWDIHGTLPFTSIEGMKNVVAPMYDQGYSALIEDLSQRGMLDNTLVCNLAEFGRTPRVNPAGGRDHWPQCWTVYFAGGGVKGGRVIGRSDPIGGDPAERPVTPPEIVATIYQSLGLNVETHLPGPAGRPFPLADFGTKPIMELFS from the coding sequence ATGTTGAATCTTTCAGGTGACGGTTCGGTTCGCACGTGTGACGGTGTCTCGCGCCGCGACTTTCTTCAAGTCGGAAGCTTGGGCGCGATTGGCTTGTCGATGGCCGATCTGGCGCGGCAATCCGTCCTCGCCGCCGACTCGACCACCGGCGCCGGAAAGAACGATCGTGCTTGCATCATGATCTTCAACCTGGGGGCACCCAGTCAGCTTGATACCTTCGATCCCAAGCCGGATGCGCCACGTGAGATTCGCGGGCCGTTTCAACCCATCGCGACGAGATCGCCCGAGATTCAGATCAGCGAGATCCTGCCACGGCATGCCGAACTGGCCCAACACATCTCGTTTGTCCGCAGTTGCAACCACAGCGCGCCCGCCGTTCATGATGCCGGCTGGCAAATGATGCAAACCGGACGCTTTTTCACGGGTGGGGTGAACACGCCTCATGCAGGAAGCGTGACCGCCTATCTGCTGGGACGAAAAACCGATCTCCCTCCGTTTGTGGTCCTGCCGGAATTGATGGGGTCCGGTGGTGGCAACTTGCCAAACGGTCAGGCCGCAGGATTCCTGGGCAAGGCGCATGACCCATTCGCCTTGAATGCCGATCCGTCCAAGCCTGACTTCGTCGTTCCAGATCTGTTGCCGCCCAAGCAGATCGGCGAGGCGCGAATGGACCGGCGTCGTCGAATGCGAGACGTGGTCGACCAGACAATTGCGGGGTTTGAAAAGAGCGAAAACGCACAACTTCTCGACAGCAGCTTTCAGTCGGCGTTTCGCATCATCTCCAGTCCCCAGGCGCGTGATGCATTCGATCTGAGCAAAGAACCTCAGTCGGTTCGCGAACGTTATGGAATGAATCGCTTCGGTCAATGCTGTCTCTTGTCACGCCGACTGGTGGAAGCGGGCGTTCGGTTCGTCACGGTGAACACCTTTCTGACGGTTTTCAATGAAGTGACCTGGGACATCCATGGAACGCTTCCGTTCACATCGATCGAAGGGATGAAGAATGTGGTCGCGCCGATGTACGACCAGGGATACAGCGCCCTGATTGAAGACTTGTCACAGCGGGGAATGCTCGACAACACACTCGTCTGCAACCTGGCCGAATTCGGGCGAACGCCGCGCGTCAATCCGGCGGGCGGGCGCGATCACTGGCCGCAGTGTTGGACCGTCTATTTCGCGGGAGGGGGCGTCAAAGGCGGACGTGTGATCGGTCGCAGCGATCCGATCGGCGGGGATCCGGCCGAGCGGCCCGTCACACCACCCGAAATCGTCGCCACAATCTATCAGAGTCTTGGGCTGAACGTGGAAACCCATTTGCCCGGTCCCGCAGGTCGACCGTTTCCGCTGGCCGATTTCGGAACGAAGCCAATCATGGAACTCTTTAGTTAA